One stretch of Acidobacteriota bacterium DNA includes these proteins:
- a CDS encoding MFS transporter, with protein MIQRLTAFFAQFDRNLWILACGWFVGALGFAASIPFIAIYFHNVLGMSTTEIGLFFGAMAIVRSVSQAVGGEMSDRIGRSLLLVHTQWVRAISFFFLALVIQYNMGFWWVAGLLTVNSIVGSAFMPAVNAMVADILPPEKRLDGYAISRSAGNLGWAAGPAIGGFLAAHSYAILFHMSAVITLISAGVFWLFLKVPRPSRSQEQFRFSDLMAVRNDRNLARHVVLILCLYLVVAQLVAPFSVYTVEMVGIPESRLGLLFAVNGLMVALLQIPVTRILAPLRFTSQLALGALLYFIGYGALGLLTDYGFFMLIIVVVTTGEMFMSPPSLTLTSRLAPEGRMGRYMGVYGFFVTAGWSLGPLYGGIFLDAFEADPALAWFLISLLALVACAGYLWFGQRLPFKFNHKSSAE; from the coding sequence GTGATTCAAAGGTTGACAGCTTTTTTTGCCCAGTTTGACCGGAATCTCTGGATTCTGGCCTGTGGCTGGTTCGTCGGCGCCCTCGGTTTCGCCGCCTCGATCCCGTTCATAGCGATCTACTTCCACAACGTCCTCGGCATGAGCACAACCGAGATCGGCCTGTTTTTTGGTGCTATGGCCATAGTGCGATCGGTCTCTCAGGCCGTCGGCGGCGAAATGTCCGACAGAATAGGCCGATCACTGCTGCTTGTGCACACGCAGTGGGTTCGAGCCATTAGCTTCTTCTTTCTCGCTCTGGTTATCCAGTACAACATGGGTTTCTGGTGGGTGGCAGGACTGCTCACGGTCAACTCCATCGTCGGCTCGGCTTTTATGCCGGCGGTCAACGCCATGGTCGCCGATATTCTTCCGCCGGAGAAGCGCCTGGACGGCTATGCGATCTCCCGTTCGGCAGGCAATCTCGGGTGGGCGGCCGGGCCGGCTATCGGAGGTTTTCTGGCGGCGCACTCGTACGCCATCCTGTTCCATATGTCGGCCGTCATCACTTTGATCTCGGCCGGTGTTTTCTGGCTTTTCCTTAAAGTGCCGCGCCCCTCCCGTTCTCAGGAGCAATTCAGGTTCTCGGACCTGATGGCCGTACGGAACGACCGGAACCTGGCCCGCCACGTGGTGCTCATTCTGTGCCTGTACCTGGTTGTAGCGCAGTTGGTGGCGCCGTTTTCGGTCTATACGGTGGAAATGGTGGGGATTCCCGAATCCCGCCTGGGCCTGCTGTTCGCCGTCAACGGACTGATGGTCGCCCTGCTGCAGATCCCCGTCACGCGTATTCTGGCACCGCTGCGCTTCACGTCACAACTTGCGCTGGGGGCACTTCTTTACTTCATCGGATACGGAGCGCTCGGCCTGCTGACGGACTACGGCTTCTTCATGCTGATCATCGTGGTGGTCACGACCGGCGAGATGTTCATGTCCCCGCCGTCTCTCACTCTTACTTCGCGGCTGGCTCCGGAGGGTCGCATGGGCCGGTACATGGGTGTATACGGTTTCTTCGTGACCGCCGGATGGTCGCTCGGTCCCCTGTATGGCGGCATCTTCCTTGACGCCTTTGAGGCCGACCCGGCGCTGGCCTGGTTTTTGATTTCCCTTCTCGCCCTTGTCGCCTGCGCCGGGTATCTCTGGTTCGGGCAGCGGTTGCCGTTCAAGTTCAACCACAAAAGCTCGGCTGAATAA